The Chitinophaga niabensis genomic interval CCGTAAGCACGCTCCCTGATCAGGTTAATCTCTGCTACGGGACTGCCACCCAGTTTTGTGTTGGCTTCTGCCAGTAATAACAACACATCTGCATAACGATATACCGGTACATCTGTATCCATGAGCTGCGTTCCTGCATCCACCCTGCCCAGGAATTTTGTGAGCATCACCGCGGCAATAGGAAAACCTGCCTGGTTACGGTACATGATCCGGAAAGAGGGCCGGATCCTCCTATCTGCCGGGTTGTTGAGCTTGGTGATCATGGCATTGCTCATACCTACGCGGCTGGCACCTCCTACTAAAGGATAAGCTGCTGAAACTGATTGCTGCTGAGGTGTACCTGCATCCAGTAACAAAGTACCGGCCTGTGTGGTGTTCACCAGGAAGCTGCCGTAGGTGCCAACTGTAGCCTGGTCCTTTTCATAACTGATGGCAAAAATGATCTCTTTGTTATTGGCTTCTTTGGTTTGATCAAAAACATCCTGGTAGTTTGCTTGCAGGCCAAGTACAGGAAGGGCTTTGACTTCTTCGAGCGCAGTTTTCGCTGTATTGAGATCTGCATTGCCACCGGCCATGTGTGTGGCGGACCAGAGGAATACATCCCCCTTCAGGATCAGTGTAGCCGGCCTGTTCCAGGTTACTCTTTTGCCGGAAGCAATGGTGTTGGCGGCACCAAACAATGTGAGGGACTGTTCAATATCCGCCTTGATCTGTTTCATCACCTCTTCTTTGGGCGCGCGTGCTTTATAGAGATCCTTAAGATTGCCTACAGTGGATACAGGTTCCCTAGTCAGCGGAACTTCA includes:
- a CDS encoding RagB/SusD family nutrient uptake outer membrane protein gives rise to the protein MNKLILKRYLLLLLLGTGAASCKKQLEEVRPQTTLDQGSVLTDPNVAMTLYYGVYTSFRSQQSNFFVFGEMRSDLWADGLYTESEDGGLKQYWSHNLSQANAPAANWSGFYSLVDRINTVIKLFPLSTVDAAKRSGYLAEMYGLRAYVYYTMLRTWGEVPLTREPVSTVGNLKDLYKARAPKEEVMKQIKADIEQSLTLFGAANTIASGKRVTWNRPATLILKGDVFLWSATHMAGGNADLNTAKTALEEVKALPVLGLQANYQDVFDQTKEANNKEIIFAISYEKDQATVGTYGSFLVNTTQAGTLLLDAGTPQQQSVSAAYPLVGGASRVGMSNAMITKLNNPADRRIRPSFRIMYRNQAGFPIAAVMLTKFLGRVDAGTQLMDTDVPVYRYADVLLLLAEANTKLGGSPVAEINLIRERAYGPGYTPYVNSTTDANMNAILDEYLREFIGEGKRWWALRRAGDTYVYNNVNPAYLSVASSYKLLLPISLGMLNSDPLLKQTFGY